From a region of the Panicum virgatum strain AP13 chromosome 2K, P.virgatum_v5, whole genome shotgun sequence genome:
- the LOC120695535 gene encoding pre-mRNA-splicing factor 18-like — protein sequence MDLLKRELQKKRKAAREDFAGRSFVRRSELELKQLQKRRDKHPKPKAKLSCLPQHEVTRRLRLLHQPVTLFGEDAAARAERLELALRSSAIDGIDGLGMTRGQQDFLTGEDVIEMRKWRKSARDAYCKRAVGGAAGGDGRSGDDDDAGTDRDLERMEAEFDELCVEDKILVFFNKLLNQWRRELDGMSEMEKRTEDGKRKVERFSQSAQHLDPLFEFCRKKILPDDIRQALLGIVECCIRHDHLLAMEQYIKLALGNDTWPIGVTMVGIHERSAREKISTNRVAHIMNDETTRRYLQSIKRLITLCEPRYLTQSHYPEN from the exons atggatcttctcaaGCGGGAGCTgcagaagaagcggaaggcggcgagggaggacttCGCGGGGAGAAGCTTCGTGCGGCGGTCGGAGCTGGAGTTGAAGCAGCTCCAGAAGCGCCGCGACAAGCATCCCAAGCCCAAGGCCA AGCTCAGCTGCCTCCCGCAGCACGAGGTGACCCGGCGCCTTCGCTTGCTGCATCAGCCCGTCACGCTGTTCggggaggacgccgccgcccgcgccgagcGCCTCGAGCTCGCGCTCAGGTCCAGCGCGATCGACGGCATCGACGGTCTCGGCATGACTCGTGGGCAGCAGGACTTCCTTACTGGGGAGGACGTGATCGAGATGCGCAAGTGGCGCAAATCTGCAAGGGACGCCTACTGCAAGCGTGCCGTTGGGGGTGCCGCTGGTGGTGACGGGAGGAGCGGGGATGACGACGATGCGGGTACAGACAGGGACTTGGAGAGGATGGAGGCCGAGTTCGATGAGCTTTGCGTGGAAGACAAGATTTTGGTGTTCTTCAACAAGCTGCTAAATCAGTGGAGACGGGAGCTCGATGGCATGTCGGAGATGGAGAAGCGGACGGAAGACGGGAAGAGGAAGGTTGAAAGGTTCAGTCAGTCCGCACAACACCTCGACCCCCTGTTCGAGTTCTGCAGGAAAAAG ATTCTTCCTGATGACATCCGTCAAGCATTGCTTGGTATAGTTGAATGCTGCATCAGGCATGACCACCTGCTAGCAATGGAGCAATACATCAAGCTGGCCCTTGGCAATGACACATGGCCTATTGGAGTCACGATGGTCGGTATCCATGAGCGTTCTGCCCGAGAGAAGATTTCCACAAACAGGGTCGCCCACATCATGAACGATGAGACCACTCGTAGGTACCTTCAATCAATCAAGAGGCTTATAACCCTCTGCGAGCCGCGTTATCTCACACAGTCACACTACCCTGAAAATTAG
- the LOC120695534 gene encoding formin-like protein 11 encodes MRCCKREWLLCMCLISMHLFMPRVFEGLLVTAQGSPPALTPLLVKQVDEMVEHVWLKCGLDKGSLEDVRKHFNYSHVLDILRTVSGKETHETEDASKALSPEIKKTLLNCLSKQPLVIVAQESAKKLPPNFIKILLAILRRDVSQGPPGTVIDPAPPADLKSTPLPSLGESSSPIPEEQTDSSLETSPKEKTMPPTKESVAKKENSSGMPTIAIIGLCVSAIALLALLCLCCCMCRANKASSIRDDKPLLGLSQSDLPATSIPFEGNPTDVNKLGALPVKSETIQNGNIKSSSEVLDINVHPAVYNSWVEPMVGSIGSSTPILEPSPPPVVLYAFSTVPQDPSTPYAPVPPSEPDQVLHAEFSSPHVPVLLAESTPSPAPNSTPLLSNTTTLPNVAPPPPSAASPPKAGPPLPPPKSSGAPGPPPPALPGSKMRPPPPMKKLGNKVDDGATSQEAKTKLKPFFWDKVTANANQSMVWDHLKSGSFQFNEEMIETLFGYNSTDKTGGDGKKDLASKDVPQFVRILDPKKGQNLAISLRALSVSPMEVCSAVKEGNQLPTDLIDTILKWIPSSDEELRLRLYTGELTQLGPAEQFLKAIIDIPYVFQRLDALLFMSNLPEEASNVRQSFATLEVACQELTKSRLFLKLLEAVLKTGNRMNVGTFRGGAQAFKLDTLLKLSDVKGTDGKTTLLHFVVLEIIRSEGVRASRAAKEQSTSVSSLDSNNVTNDNKEQTKDGYKQLGLKVVSNLGDELQNVRKAAILDADQLAMSVASLGHKLIRTKEFLNTSMKSLDEDSGFHHKLKHFTEQSQTDVSFLLEEEKKIRSMVKSTVDYFHGSTGKDEGLRLFVVVRDFLTMLEKVCKELKEESKVAPKKTKTHQPPQTSHPSFNDPRRKLFPAIQDRRADSSSSSSDEDD; translated from the exons ATGAGGTGCTGCAAGAGGGAATGGCTCCTATGCATGTGCCTTATCTCCATGCATCTCTTCATGCCACGGGTATTCGAGGGATTACTAGTTACCGCACAGGGCTCTCCACCAGCCTTGACACCACTCCTTGTCAAACAAGTAGATGAAATG GTGGAACATGTATGGCTCAAATGTGGCCTAGACAAGGGATCTCTGGAAGATGTTAGAAAACATTTCAATTACAGCCATGTACTTGACATTCTCCGTACGGTCTCTGGAAAAGAAACTCATGAAACTGAAGATGCTAGCAAAGCATTGTCTCCAGAAATTAAGAAAACTTTGCTGAACTGCTTAAGCAAGCAGCCACTTGTCATTGTTGCACAGGAGAGCGCAAAAAAATTGCCTCctaattttataaaaatactTCTTGCCATTTTAAGAAGAGATGTGTCTCAGGGACCTCCAGGTACAGTAATAGATCCAGCACCACCAGCAGATTTGAAATCAACTCCATTACCTTCTCTAGGTGAATCTTCCTCACCAATACCTGAGGAACAAACAGATTCTTCATTGGAAACATCACCTAAAGAGAAGACAATGCCCCCAACAAAAGAATCAGTGGCCAAAAAGGAGAATAGTAGTGGCATGCCAACCATTGCTATCATTGGTCTCTGTGTATCTGCTATAGCATTGTTAGCTCTTCTATGCTTATGTTGTTGCATGTGTCGTGCAAACAAGGCATCTTCTATAAGGGATGATAAACCACTTCTGGGTCTAAGCCAGAGTGATTTGCCTG CAACTTCTATACCTTTCGAAGGAAATCCAACTGATGTCAACAAGCTGGGAGCACTACCAGTGAAGTCAGAGACTATCCAAAATGGCAATATCAAAAGCTCATCTGAAGTCCTTGACATAAATGTTCACCCAGCAGTCTACAACAGTTGGGTTGAGCCAATGGTTGGTTCTATTGGTTCTTCTACACCTATATTGGAGCCATCGCCTCCACCAGTTGTGCTATATGCATTCTCTACAGTTCCACAAGATCCTTCAACTCCTTATGCACCTGTGCCACCTTCAGAACCCGATCAAGTTCTTCATGCAGAATTCTCATCGCCACATGTGCCAGTTCTTCTTGCAGAATCCACACCATCACCTGCTCCAAACTCTACCCCTCTACTGTCAAACACTACAACTCTGCCAAACGTTGCACCTCCACCACCAAGCGCTGCTTCTCCGCCAAAAGCTGGACCTCCACTGCCACCGCCAAAATCTTCTGGTGCACCTGGCCCACCACCTCCAGCACTGCCTGGTTCAAAAATGCGTCCACCGCCACCCATGAAGAAGTTAGGCAATAAAGTAGATGATGGCGCAACTTCTCAAGAAGCTAAAACAAAACTAAAGCCCTTCTTTTGGGATAAAGTAACAGCAAATGCTAATCAATCTATGGTGTGGGATCACCTTAAATCTGGATCGTTCCA GTTCAACGAGGAGATGATTGAAACCCTTTTTGGTTATAACTCTACAGACAAAACAGGCGGTGATGGCAAAAAAGATTTAGCATCAAAGGATGTTCCTCAATTCGTGAGGATACTTGATCCTAAAAAGGGGCAGAACCTAGCGATATCCTTGAGAGCTCTAAGTGTTTCACCAATGGAAGTATGCAGTGCAGTTAAGGAAG GAAACCAACTTCCAACAGACTTGATAGACACCATACTGAAGTGGATACCAAGTAGTGATGAGGAGCTTAGGCTTCGACTATACACCGGCGAACTCACTCAACTTGGTCCTGCAGAGCAATTCCTGAAAGCAATTATTGACATTCCATATGTTTTCCAACGTCTGGATGCATTACTTTTCATGTCCAATCTTCCAGAGGAAGCTTCAAATGTGAGGCAATCTTTTGCTACTTTAGAG GTGGCATGCCAAGAGCTTACAAAGAGCCGCCTTTTCTTGAAGCTACTAGAGGCGGTCCTTAAAACAGGAAATCGAATGAATGTTGGCACATtccgtggaggagctcaagcTTTTAAACTTGATACGCTCCTTAAGCTTTCTGATGTCAAAGGAACTGATGGGAAAACAACACTGTTGCATTTTGTTGTTCTAGAAATTATTCGTTCTGAAGGGGTTCGCGCTTCCCGGGCTGCAAAAGAGCAGAGCACAAGTGTATCAAGTTTGGACAGCAATAATGTTACCAATGACAACAAGGAACAAACTAAAGATGGTTATAAGCAACTTGGACTGAAAGTGGTGTCAAATTTAGGTGATGAACTCCAAAATGTCAGGAAGGCAGCAATCCTGGATGCAGATCAGTTGGCTATGTCAGTAGCAAGCCTTGGCCACAAGCTTATCAGAaccaaagaattcctgaacACGAGCATGAAAAGTTTGGATGAAGACAGTGGGTTTCACCACAAGCTTAAGCATTTCACTGAGCAGTCTCAAACTGATGTTTCTTTCTTgctagaggaagagaagaaaatACGTTCGATGGTCAAAAGCACTGTTGATTATTTTCATGGGAGTACAGGGAAGGACGAAGGCCTACGATTATTTGTGGTAGTGCGCGATTTCCTCACAATGCTGGAAAAGGTATGCAAAGAGTTGAAAGAAGAATCAAAAGTAGCTCCAAAGAAAACAAAGACCCATCAGCCACCCCAAACATCCCATCCGTCTTTCAATGATCCAAGGCGTAAACTATTCCCTGCAATTCAAGACCGGAGGGCAGATAGCTCAAGCTCAAGTTCTGATGAGGATGACTAA
- the LOC120690589 gene encoding probable histone H2A.1 has translation MAGRGKAIGAGAAKKATSRSSKAGLQFPVGRIARFLKAGKYAERVGAGAPVYLAAVLEYLAAEVLELAGNAARDNKKTRIVPRHIQLAVRNDEELTKLLGGATIASGGVMPNIHQHLLPKKSASSKASGHDDDDN, from the exons ATGGCGGGCCGTGGCAAGGCgatcggcgcgggcgcggcgaagAAGGCGACGTCGAGGAGCTCCAAGGCCGGGCTCCAGTTCCCCGTCGGCAGGATCGCCAGGTTCCTCAAGGCCGGCAAGTACGCCGagcgcgtcggcgccggcgcccccgtctacctcgccgccgtcctcgagtACCTCGCCGCCGAG GTTCTTGAGCTGGCCGGGAACGCTGCGCGGGACAACAAGAAGACCCGCATCGTGCCCCGCCACATCCAGCTGGCGGTCCGCAACGACGAGGAGCTGACGAAACTGCTCGGCGGCGCCACCAtcgcgagcggcggcgtgatGCCCAACATCCACCAGCACCTGCTTCCCAAGAAGTCCGCCTCGTCCAAAGCGTCcggccacgacgacgacgacaactgA
- the LOC120690583 gene encoding uncharacterized protein LOC120690583, which translates to MKSRDRRHLCPSLAHQSVSQAQHCRAAHTLLALHASIPKHRRRGGGWRSRAMARVEAVVVCLLVLAMDAAAGVLGIHAEKAQSQGRHLRILFIECRQPVRRAYELGIAAAAVLAASHAIANAAGGCACSCSGDKLRRASPNRQMASFALVLTWMVLVVGLALLVLGALPNRKHKLADCGVARHRFLSIGGVLCFAHALFCVVYYASASAAAREERCAAPHG; encoded by the exons ATGAAAAGCAGAGACCGGCGGCATCTCTGTCCCTCTCTCGCACACCAGTCCGTTTCACAGGCTCAGCACTGTCGCGCAGCGCACACCCTGCTAGCTCTGCACGCCAGCATCCCAAAGCacaggagaagaggaggaggatggaGAAGCCGGGCCATGGCGAGAGTGGAAGCCGTGGTCGTCTGCCTCCTGGTCCTcgccatggacgccgccgccggcgtgctcgGGATCCACGCGGAGAAGGCTCAGAGCCAG GGGCGGCACCTGCGGATCCTGTTCATCGAGTGCCGGCAGCCGGTGCGGCGCGCCTACGAGCTCGGCatcgcggcggccgccgtgctGGCGGCGTCGCACGCCATCGCCAacgccgccggcggctgcgCGTGCTCCTGCTCCGGCGACAAGCTCCGCCGGGCGTCGCCCAACCGCCAGATGGCGTCCTTCGCCCTCGTCCTCACATG GATGGTGCTCGTCGTCGGGCTCGCGCTGCTGGTCCTCGGCGCGCTGCCCAACCGGAAGCACAAGCTGGCGGACTGCGGGGTGGCGCGCCACCGGTTCCTGTCCATCGGCGGCGTCCTCTGCTTCGCGCACGCGCTCTTCTGCGTCGTCTACTACGCCTCCGCCAgcgccgcggcgcgggaggAACGCTGCGCGGCGCCGCACGGGtag